One stretch of Rhodoferax lithotrophicus DNA includes these proteins:
- a CDS encoding DUF7281 domain-containing protein, whose translation MSFDARQIQFLQRLVEEHPTQRTAGVVAKHFCEHFSLGRHVGRFIEYHSEHHRMALSLLQAHDLPVKKPSARAMRADSAKYGGLSEKSLSAAPHSGSIAIKCLGNCLLGSTPLITPPSSYLVVTPEIGRHITCDRLMLVENLESFRHLEQYTWINFFNKNVMVIYRGDTDLSTGNVSLFLHTRSEPIWAFVDFDPAGLVIANSLPSGTLERLILPAWSSLRFLADTPRGRQLFDEQYSYAQGVLNRTVHPLLKNAWEVMLELRSGVTQERMMHAVPKSDM comes from the coding sequence ATGTCTTTTGACGCGCGCCAGATCCAATTTCTTCAGAGATTGGTGGAAGAACACCCGACCCAGCGCACCGCTGGTGTGGTCGCAAAGCATTTTTGCGAACACTTCAGTTTGGGCCGGCACGTTGGTCGCTTCATTGAATATCACTCCGAACACCACCGTATGGCCTTGTCACTGCTGCAGGCTCACGATCTTCCGGTTAAAAAGCCGAGTGCAAGGGCAATGCGTGCAGACTCAGCTAAATATGGTGGACTTTCAGAAAAGTCTCTAAGTGCCGCACCACATTCTGGATCGATTGCGATCAAGTGCTTAGGGAATTGTCTTCTGGGCTCCACACCACTAATTACGCCTCCCAGCAGCTATTTGGTAGTTACGCCAGAAATCGGTCGGCACATCACTTGCGATAGATTGATGTTGGTCGAAAACCTTGAATCATTTCGACATCTAGAGCAATATACATGGATCAATTTTTTTAACAAAAACGTGATGGTCATCTACCGCGGTGACACGGATCTTTCAACGGGCAACGTCTCTCTGTTTCTCCATACAAGATCCGAACCAATCTGGGCATTTGTTGACTTTGATCCTGCCGGGCTGGTTATCGCGAATTCTCTCCCTTCGGGCACGTTGGAGCGACTCATTCTTCCTGCTTGGTCGTCGCTCCGATTTCTTGCCGACACACCACGAGGACGCCAACTTTTTGATGAACAATATTCATATGCGCAGGGAGTGCTCAATAGAACTGTGCATCCTCTCCTGAAAAATGCTTGGGAAGTAATGCTGGAACTTCGAAGTGGGGTAACTCAAGAAAGGATGATGCACGCAGTACCAAAGTCAGACATGTAG
- a CDS encoding condensin complex protein MksE: MNAAVLKLLLAGEYICSIRYRDEYAILEDDEEQEAVTNWLSPLNMRLARLGDSGAFFMAPSYIGQKDITQVKNELLKFRDEYGPAVLLLDFIRQTDVGRFTMSPGEHIALYELERAVSHSTMLETQLKGLLSVISNAAQRNTNHENLRRLLEQLVKDGYAVLVNKDSGTYQITGKIEQLYAVLQFLDENKVIPDAEVDDREAEDAPDLVDLAQSDDGAPS, encoded by the coding sequence ATGAATGCCGCTGTTTTGAAACTGCTACTTGCAGGCGAATACATTTGCTCCATTCGCTACCGTGACGAATACGCAATTCTTGAAGACGATGAAGAGCAAGAGGCGGTCACAAATTGGCTTTCGCCCTTGAATATGCGTCTTGCACGCTTGGGTGATAGCGGCGCATTCTTTATGGCGCCTTCCTATATCGGACAGAAGGACATCACCCAGGTAAAGAATGAACTGTTGAAGTTCCGGGATGAATACGGCCCTGCGGTACTTCTTCTGGATTTCATTCGACAGACTGATGTTGGGCGATTCACCATGAGTCCGGGTGAGCACATCGCGCTGTACGAACTTGAGCGCGCGGTCTCGCATTCAACAATGCTGGAAACGCAACTCAAAGGGCTCCTCAGTGTCATCAGCAATGCAGCACAGCGTAATACGAACCATGAGAATTTGAGACGTCTGCTGGAACAACTGGTCAAGGATGGCTACGCGGTCTTGGTCAACAAGGACTCTGGCACCTATCAGATTACCGGGAAAATCGAACAGCTTTATGCCGTCCTCCAGTTTCTGGATGAGAACAAAGTCATCCCGGATGCAGAAGTCGACGATCGGGAGGCAGAAGATGCACCAGATCTCGTCGATTTGGCCCAATCCGATGACGGGGCCCCCTCATGA